From one Meles meles chromosome 18, mMelMel3.1 paternal haplotype, whole genome shotgun sequence genomic stretch:
- the NUFIP2 gene encoding nuclear fragile X mental retardation-interacting protein 2, giving the protein MEEKPGQPQPQHHHSHHHPHHHPQQQQQQQQPHHHHHYYFYNHSHNHHHHHHHQQPHQYLQHGAEGSPKAQPKALKHEQKHALQQHQETPKKKTGYGELNGNAGEREISLKSLGSDEATSPISRVLNGNQQIVDTNLKQTVKASTFGKAGIKTRNFMQKNSMDKKNGKSYENKSGENQSVDKTDTVAIPNGVVTNNSGYITNGYMGKGADNDGSGSESGYTTPKKRKARRNSAKGCENLNLVQDKIMQQETSVPTLKQGLETFKPDYSEQKGNRVDGSKPIWKYETGPGGTNRGKPAVGDMLRKSSDIKPGVSSKKFDDRPKGKHASAVTSKEDSWTLFKPPPVFPVDNSSAKIVPKISYASKVKENLNKTVQNSSVSPSSSSSSSSSTGETQTQSSSRLSQVPMSALKSVTSASFSNGPVLAGTDASVYSPGGQPLLTTAANTLTPISSGTDSVLQDMSLTSAAVEQIKSSLFIYPSNMQTVLLSTAQVDLPSQTDQQNLGDIFQNQWGLSFINEPSAGPETVIGKSSDHKVMEVTFQGEYPATLVSQGAEIIPSGTEHPVFPKAYELEKRTSPQVLGSILKSGTTSESGALSLEPSHIGDLQKADTSSQGALVFLSKDYEIENQNPLASPTNTLLGSAKEQRYQRGLERNDSWGSFDLRAAIVYHTKEMESVWNLQKQDPKRIITYNEAMDSPDQ; this is encoded by the exons ATGGAGGAGAAGCCCGGCCAGCCACAGCCTCAGCACCATCACAGCCACCACCATCCGCACCATcacccccagcagcagcagcagcagcagcagccgcaccaccaccaccattattATTTCTACAACCACAGCcacaaccaccatcaccaccaccatcaccagcaGCCTCACCAATACCTGCAGCATGGAGCCGAGGGCAGCCCCAAGGCCCAGCCGAAGGCGCTGAAACATGAGCAGAAACACGCCCTCCAGCAGCACCAGGAAACGCCGAAGAAGAAAACAG gCTATGGTGAACTAAACGGTAAtgctggagaaagagaaatatctttAAAGAGCCTGGGTTCTGATGAAGCTACCAGCCCGATTTCCAGGGTCCTCAATGGCAACCAACAAATTGTAGACACTAATCTGAAGCAGACTGTAAAGGCCAGCACCTTTGGGAAAGCAGGAATTAAAACCAGGAATTTCATGCAGAAAAACAGTATGGACAAAAAGAATGGGAAATCTTATGAAAATAAATCTGGAGAGAACCAGTCTGTAGACAAGACTGATACAGTAGCAATTCCAAATGGTGTTGTAACAAATAATTCTGGCTATATTACTAATGGTTATATGGGCAAAGGAGCAGATAACGATGGTAGTGGATCTGAGAGCGGATATACCACTcctaaaaaaaggaaagctaGGCGCAATAGTGCCAAGGGTTGTGAAAACCTTAATTTAGTTCAGGACAAAATAATGCAACAAGAGACCAGTGTCCCAACCTTAAAACAGGGACTTGAAACTTTCAAGCCTGACTACAGTGAACAAAAGGGAAATCGAGTAGATGGTTCGAAGCCCATTTGGAAGTATGAAACTGGGCCTGGAGGAACAAATCGAGGAAAACCTGCTGTGGGTGATATGCTGCGGAAAAGCTCTGATATTAAACCTGGTGTGAGCAGCAAAAAGTTTGATGATCGGCCCAAAGGAAAGCATGCTTCTGCTGTTACCTCCAAAGAGGACTCGTGGACCCTATTTAAACCACCCCCAGTTTTTCCAGTGGACAATAGCAGCGCTAAAATAGTTCCTAAAATAAGTTATGCAAGCAAAGTTAAGGAAAACCTCAACAAAACTGTACAGAATTCTTCTGTGTCGCCATCTTCATCTTCATCCTCTTCGTCATCTACTGGGGAAACTCAGACCCAATCTTCAAGTCGGTTATCCCAGGTCCCTATGTCAGCGCTGAAATCTGTTACTTCGGCCAGCTTTTCTAATGGGCCTGTTTTAGCAGGGACTGATGCAAGTGTGTATTCTCCAGGGGGTCAGCCACTGCTAACTACTGCTGCTAATACTCTAACACCCATCTCTTCTGGGACTGATTCAGTTCTCCAGGACATGAGTCTGACTTCAGCAGCTGTTGAACAAATTAAATCTAGCCTTTTTATCTATCCTTCAAATATGCAAACTGTGCTCTTGAGCACAGCACAAGTGGATCTGCCGTCTCAAACAGATCAGCAAAACCTGGGGGATATTTTCCAGAATCAGTGGGGTTTATCATTTATAAATGAGCCCAGTGCTGGCCCTGAGACTGTTATCGGGAAGTCATCAGATCATAAAGTGATGGAGGTGACATTTCAAGGGGAATATCCTGCCACTTTGGTTTCACAGGGTGCTGAAATAATCCCCTCAGGAACTGAGCATCCTGTGTTTCCCAAGGCTTATGAGCTGGAAAAACGGACTAGTCCTCAGGTTCTGGGTAGCATTCTAAAATCTGGGACTACTAGTGAGAGTGGAGCCTTATCCTTGGAACCCAGTCATATAGGTGACCTGCAAAAAGCAGACACCAGTAGTCAAGGTGCTTTAGTGTTTCTCTCAAAGGACTACGAGATAGAAAATCAAAATCCTCTGGCGTCTCCTACGAACACTTTGTTAGGCTCCGCCAAAGAACAGAGATACCAGAGAGGCCTAGAAAGAAATGATAGCTGGGGTTCTTTTGACCTGAGGGCTGCTATTGTATATCACACTAAAg aaatggaaTCTGTTTGGAATTTGCAGAAGCAAG